A region of Bacteroidota bacterium DNA encodes the following proteins:
- the glyA gene encoding serine hydroxymethyltransferase: protein MSALSKQDPEIYDAIRREIERQDSKFELIASENFVSTAVLEALGSVLTNKYAEGYPGKRYYGGCEFVDIAENLARDRARQLFSAAYANVQPHSGSQANMAVYFTFVKPGDTIMGMNLSHGGHLTHGSPVNFSGQLYRFVAYGVRRDTGLIDYDEVESVALREKPKMITVGASAYSRNIDYQAFRVIADKIGAFLFADIAHPAGLIAKKLLNDPIPHCHVVTSTTHKTLRGPRGGLILMGTDIENPFGQKAAKSGRTKLMSELIDSMVIPGIQGGPLMHVIAAKAVGFLENLQPGFATYAAQVIRNARALAARLTSLGYDVISGGTDNHLMLVDLRNKNTTGKDAQESLDRAGITVNKNAVPFDDKSPLITSGIRIGTPALTTRGMREPEMEIVGGLIDQVLAHRGDAGVEKTVEESVRQLCAKFPLYPGLTGRTHSG from the coding sequence ATGAGCGCGCTTTCAAAACAGGATCCGGAGATCTACGATGCGATCCGGCGCGAAATTGAGAGGCAGGACTCGAAGTTCGAGCTGATCGCCTCGGAGAATTTCGTCAGCACCGCGGTGCTGGAGGCGCTGGGCTCCGTCCTGACGAACAAATACGCCGAGGGCTACCCCGGAAAACGCTACTACGGCGGATGCGAGTTTGTCGATATCGCGGAAAACCTCGCCCGCGACCGGGCCAGGCAATTGTTCTCGGCCGCTTATGCGAACGTGCAGCCGCACTCGGGGTCGCAGGCGAACATGGCCGTCTACTTCACGTTCGTCAAGCCGGGCGACACGATCATGGGCATGAACCTTTCTCACGGAGGCCATCTCACCCACGGGTCGCCGGTTAATTTTTCGGGCCAGCTCTACAGGTTCGTCGCCTACGGCGTGAGGCGGGACACCGGGCTGATCGACTACGACGAAGTCGAGTCGGTCGCGCTGCGCGAGAAGCCGAAGATGATCACTGTCGGCGCGAGCGCCTACTCCCGGAACATCGACTATCAGGCGTTCCGCGTCATCGCCGACAAGATCGGAGCCTTCCTGTTCGCCGATATCGCGCACCCCGCCGGCCTGATCGCCAAGAAACTCCTCAACGATCCGATTCCCCACTGCCACGTGGTAACCTCGACGACGCACAAGACCCTTCGCGGGCCCCGGGGCGGCCTGATCCTCATGGGAACGGATATTGAAAATCCATTCGGCCAGAAAGCGGCGAAGTCCGGGAGGACAAAACTCATGTCCGAGCTGATCGACTCGATGGTCATCCCCGGAATACAGGGCGGGCCGCTGATGCACGTGATCGCCGCAAAGGCCGTCGGATTTCTGGAAAACCTTCAGCCCGGGTTCGCGACCTACGCCGCCCAGGTCATCAGGAACGCCCGGGCGCTCGCGGCGCGCTTGACGAGCCTCGGCTACGATGTGATCTCCGGGGGAACCGATAATCACCTGATGCTCGTTGATTTACGGAACAAGAACACGACCGGGAAAGACGCGCAGGAGTCCCTCGACAGAGCCGGGATCACCGTCAACAAGAACGCGGTCCCATTCGACGACAAGAGCCCGCTGATCACCAGCGGCATCCGGATCGGAACGCCCGCCCTCACCACGCGCGGGATGCGGGAGCCCGAAATGGAGATCGTGGGAGGATTGATCGATCAGGTCCTCGCACACAGGGGCGACGCCGGCGTGGAGAAAACGGTGGAGGAGAGCGTGCGGCAGTTATGCGCGAAGTTTCCCCTGTACCCGGGACTGACAGGCCGGACTCACTCCGGGTGA
- the tatC gene encoding twin-arginine translocase subunit TatC, which yields MAEVAEHIEENPLPEDGEPFESDEKEMSFLDHLEELRWRIVRAVLGLLAGIIVCGIFADRLVNDVVLRPSQTITPPLKLINTVPYGQISFYMMVVIAGGLILSSPWIVYQLWKFVQPGLLPRERKYISSIVLFTTLCFLAGIAFAYFIMLPYMLQFFATFGSTGIQNMISIDEYMSFTLQLILLSGLIFELPMVSYFLARFGIVTPAFMKHYRRHAIVAILIIAAVVTPTTDPLTMTVFALPMFVLYEISIWIAQVAQRKRAEAQAARESS from the coding sequence GTGGCTGAAGTGGCTGAGCATATCGAAGAGAATCCCCTGCCGGAAGACGGCGAGCCGTTCGAATCCGACGAAAAGGAGATGTCGTTCCTCGACCACCTCGAGGAGCTGCGGTGGCGGATCGTCCGGGCGGTGCTCGGACTTCTCGCGGGCATCATCGTCTGCGGAATCTTCGCCGACCGGCTGGTCAACGACGTGGTCCTCCGCCCGAGCCAGACGATCACACCGCCCCTCAAGCTGATCAACACCGTTCCGTACGGACAGATCTCGTTCTACATGATGGTCGTGATCGCCGGGGGGCTCATCCTCAGCTCCCCCTGGATCGTCTACCAGTTGTGGAAGTTCGTCCAGCCGGGCCTGCTTCCGCGCGAGCGAAAATACATCTCAAGCATCGTCCTGTTTACGACCCTCTGCTTCCTTGCCGGCATCGCGTTCGCCTATTTCATCATGCTGCCGTACATGCTCCAGTTCTTCGCGACGTTCGGATCGACCGGCATACAGAACATGATTTCGATCGACGAGTACATGAGCTTCACCCTCCAGCTCATCCTCCTCTCGGGATTGATTTTCGAGCTTCCGATGGTCTCCTATTTCCTGGCGCGCTTCGGAATCGTGACTCCCGCGTTCATGAAGCACTACCGCCGGCACGCGATCGTCGCGATCCTGATCATCGCCGCGGTGGTGACTCCGACGACCGACCCTCTCACGATGACGGTGTTCGCTCTTCCCATGTTCGTCCTCTACGAGATAAGCATCTGGATCGCGCAGGTTGCGCAGCGTAAACGGGCGGAGGCCCAGGCGGCGAGAGAGTCATCGTGA
- a CDS encoding polyprenyl synthetase family protein, which produces MNLQEILEPISEELDAFSSYFRGAIRSKVAFVDLIARYIVRQKGKKIRPALVLLSAKACGGISDSTYRGASLVEILHTATLIHDDVVDDADTRRGLASINAVWKNKVAVLMGDYMLAKGLLLSLDNNDFQFLKITSDAVRRMSEAEILQIAKSRDLDLDEATYLKIISDKTASLLSTCCQIGAASAAAGPETVRQLREFGENIGMVFQIRDDLLDYTGRKSITGKPTGLDMKEKKLTLPLIYSFLKAPQGRSKAVLRIIKDGSGKKDLQSVVEFAYEFGGIEYTTRKAEHYSTLALNALEGLPPSPSKDALRGFVGFVLERSK; this is translated from the coding sequence GTGAACCTGCAGGAGATCCTGGAACCCATCAGTGAGGAGCTCGACGCGTTCAGCAGTTACTTTCGCGGCGCGATCCGCTCGAAAGTCGCCTTCGTCGATCTGATCGCCCGGTATATCGTCCGGCAAAAGGGGAAAAAGATCCGCCCGGCCCTCGTCCTCCTCAGCGCAAAGGCGTGCGGGGGGATCTCGGACAGCACGTATCGGGGCGCCTCCCTGGTGGAAATCCTCCACACCGCGACCCTGATTCACGACGACGTCGTGGACGACGCGGACACCCGCCGCGGGCTCGCGTCGATCAACGCGGTCTGGAAAAACAAAGTGGCGGTCCTGATGGGCGATTATATGCTCGCGAAAGGGCTCCTGTTGTCGCTCGACAACAACGACTTCCAGTTTCTGAAAATCACTTCCGACGCGGTGCGGAGGATGAGCGAAGCGGAGATTCTCCAGATCGCCAAGAGCCGGGATCTCGATCTGGATGAGGCGACGTACCTGAAGATCATCTCGGACAAGACCGCATCGCTCCTCTCGACCTGTTGCCAGATCGGCGCGGCGAGCGCAGCCGCCGGCCCCGAGACGGTGCGGCAACTGAGGGAATTCGGCGAGAACATCGGGATGGTGTTTCAGATCCGAGACGACCTGCTCGATTACACGGGCCGGAAGAGCATCACCGGCAAGCCGACGGGCCTCGATATGAAAGAAAAGAAGCTGACGCTTCCTCTCATTTATTCATTCCTGAAGGCGCCGCAGGGCAGGTCCAAAGCGGTCCTGCGGATCATCAAGGACGGTTCGGGCAAGAAGGATCTGCAGAGCGTGGTGGAATTTGCCTACGAGTTTGGCGGGATCGAGTATACGACAAGAAAGGCCGAACACTACTCGACGCTGGCCCTCAACGCGCTGGAGGGGCTTCCTCCCTCGCCCTCCAAAGATGCCCTCCGCGGATTCGTCGGCTTCGTCCTCGAACGGAGCAAATAA
- a CDS encoding thioredoxin family protein: MQETIIRLNDTLPRFDRLPGADGKTYSSDDFKGKEILVVVFSCNHCPYVKAYERRMIELEREYAPKGVQVIAINSNDTKNYPEDRFEEMVRHAKEKGFTFPYLRDEDQSVAGAFGATHTPQFFVFDRERKLRYVGKMDDNWQHPESVKERYLRDALEAVLRGKEVAVPETYSIGCTIKWA, translated from the coding sequence ATGCAGGAGACGATTATTCGGCTCAACGATACTCTTCCCCGGTTCGACCGGCTTCCCGGCGCCGACGGCAAGACCTACTCCTCGGACGATTTCAAGGGGAAGGAGATCCTCGTCGTCGTGTTCAGCTGCAATCACTGCCCGTACGTGAAGGCGTACGAACGAAGGATGATCGAGCTCGAGCGGGAATACGCCCCGAAGGGGGTCCAGGTGATTGCGATCAATTCGAACGATACGAAGAACTACCCCGAGGACCGGTTTGAAGAAATGGTCCGGCATGCAAAGGAGAAGGGGTTTACGTTTCCCTATCTCCGGGACGAAGACCAATCGGTCGCCGGGGCGTTCGGCGCCACGCACACGCCGCAATTCTTTGTCTTCGACCGGGAGAGAAAACTGAGGTACGTCGGAAAAATGGACGATAACTGGCAACACCCGGAATCTGTGAAGGAACGCTACCTCCGGGACGCTCTCGAGGCGGTTCTCCGGGGAAAAGAGGTCGCGGTTCCGGAAACCTATTCGATCGGGTGCACGATCAAGTGGGCGTAG